A genomic stretch from Paraburkholderia dioscoreae includes:
- a CDS encoding DUF4148 domain-containing protein gives MKIVSRVGLGALLAAVSMSTAFAQTSARPYDPSAPKTRAEVRADLAEWRAAGYDPLDWINYPFNAQHAGRIVAARRAQQSGATLTQ, from the coding sequence ATGAAAATCGTTTCCAGAGTTGGACTTGGCGCGCTGTTGGCCGCCGTGAGCATGAGCACCGCGTTTGCGCAGACTTCGGCGCGGCCTTACGACCCGTCGGCGCCGAAAACGCGTGCCGAAGTGAGGGCCGATCTGGCCGAATGGCGTGCCGCCGGCTACGATCCGCTCGACTGGATCAACTATCCGTTCAATGCGCAGCATGCGGGCCGCATCGTCGCGGCACGGCGGGCGCAGCAGTCGGGCGCCACGCTGACACAGTAA